From the Candidatus Babeliales bacterium genome, the window TGTGCAAAAATGTATTGCAAAGGAACGTGCTGTAATTCAAGAAGGAAATTGCGTATTTTACAGAGCGGAGGCGGGAGCGTTTAGAATATATCAATATTTTTTGAAAGAATTATATCGATTATTTCGACAGGCTTCCGACAAGGGTTCCTTTATTTTTACTCGTTTTTTCAAAGATGGTGCGCAGCAGCAGACGATTGACGAGTACATGAAGTCAAATCAAGATAGTGATTACAGGGCGCGTAGTAAGGATTTATTATCATTAAATATTCCCTTGTTTGGTAATGTGACACGGCGGGGAAGTTGTACGTGGAATTATTTCGTAAAGAATCAGCCTGCAGAGAATATTATTCTGGAACCATTTTTTAAAGCCATTTTTGATAGATACGGTTTCTCTCAAAAATATTTAAAGAGGTTGTTGCATCTGAACCAAAGTGCATCAGCGGGCTTATCATCATTGCAGCAGATTATTATTCCAAAAAATATTGTAGATAATGTAGTAATGCTTTCCAGTGGTTTTTATGTGCCGTTGGACGAAGAGCATTCAATGTCTGCTTTCTTGGATCAGTATAATCAAGGATCGCTTGTTATTGACGATAGCTATGAGGCTATGATGCTCATCAATGCGCTGTATGGGCTTAATCCTGAAAGTGGTATTCAATTTAATTTGTATAGCCGCTTACCAGAAAAAAAGCTTACTTCTTTAAAAGATAGTGTTAAAAAAATTACCGATGAGATGTTTAGCGAGTGGCTCGCAGGGTATATAGCATGTGAGCATGTGCCACAGGGTGTAGAGAATGAGGAATTTTGCCATGCAGTCAAAACGTTTGGCAAGGGCGATGTTGATCGACAAGAAGCGTATTTTAGAGCGGTTAAAGAGCGCGGGCAGGAAGAAATAAAGGAAGATGAGGCAAGTCTTGCGCTTACTATTGAAGATAAGAAAAAAGCGACAGCTCAACAAGCGGGGCGGTTGGCGCGAGAGAGGCAAAAAAAGCCGGCGTATCTAGGACTGGTAGAGCAGGCAAGAGAGAGAAAAGAGCAGCACGAAAAAGAGCGGGCAGAGGTGCACAGGCAACGACTGGGAAAAGCAAAACTATTGGAGGGGAGATAGTGAAAGGAAGCGGCATGAACGGGATTTTAAGAAATTATATTGTAGATGCTTAAGAAGGGGCAGAGCGATGAAAAGTGTTCTTAAAAAAATTGTTGTTTTAACGATTTTGTGTAGCGCGTTACCGCTTTGTGCAATGGAGCGGGTGAAAAAAATCGTAGGGCAATTGCAGGGCAAGCCTGAATATACAAAAGATATTTTTGATGCAGCGGAACAAGGCAACGCTGCTGGAGTTGTCTATTGGTTAGATAAAGGAGTTGATGTTAATAGTATTGGCTACAATAGCGTTGGCAATAAAAAAGGCACACCGTTAATGCATGCTATTGAGTCTGGCAATATAGCAACCATCACGGTATTACTTGATAGAGGAGCGGCTATTAATGCGCAAGACGAGGAAGGGAGCACGGCATTGGCCTGGGAGGTTGGTAAGTCGTACTCGCGTGTACCGAGTTTGCCGATTGTACAATTGCTGCTTGATCGGGGAGCTGATACTGAATTGAAAGATAGATTTGGAGTTACGGCTCTTGAAAGAGCGGTGAGGTATAATAGAGAAAGTATAGTGAGGCTATTGCTCGATCGAGGAGCGCATCTAGAAGCTGCTGATAAGCAGGGTAAGACGGCATTGATGATCGCTGCTTGGGGAGGGCTAGTAACTATGGTTTCATTGTTGCTTGATCGACAAGCAAATATTGAAGCGAAAGATACATTGGGTAGGACGGCATTGATATGGGCGATGCTTAGCGCATCTGGATTAAAAGTTATATCGTTGTTGCTTGCACGAGGCGCCAATATTGAAGCGAAGGATAAGGATGGAAACACCCCATTGTTATGGATGGCTGGTGGAGAATACAAAGAACATGTGGCGGGAGTAGAGTTATTGCTTAATCGTGGCGCTAGCATGCTAGCGCGAAATGTAGATGGTCAAACACCATTGATGCGTGCTGTGGATAAGTGGCGATCAAAAATAATCTCATTGTTATTACGCAAAGAAGTGCATGTTGATAAAGGGCTTGCCCAAATCATTTTAGATAAAGCGCTTGATCAAGGGGATAGTGAGGTGCTGCAGGCATTGGTTGCAACACCATTTACCACTCTTGATTTAAATAGGATCGTTGATGGTGGTGAGACCTTGTTGATACAGAATATTGTGAAAGGGAATGTTTTTGCTGTTGATTTTCTTATTAAAAATGGAGCAAATCCATATCATAAAGATTTTGCGGGTCTTGATGCATTTGCTTATGCACGTAAAGATGAAAAAATGCTTGCTCTATTACAGAAAACAAAATTTTCAGCGCCAATTGAGCAGGTAGAAGAAGTTGAAACGGATACACAAAAAGCAATGCGCCGACTGGGGCAGATAGATAGAGCTTTGCGTCCGCAGGAACGGGTACATGCGCGTCCGAGTAAAAGTAAAGCGCGTGGTTTTTCGCTTTGGACTCCATCAACACCAACAGAGGTTCACTACAAGAAATTTAAGAAAGACATAGAAGCGCAGTATGGCAAAGAGAGTAAGCATGGTAATAAAAAACAAGAGCTACTAGGAAATCCTATTGTAAAAGAGTGTATGGCAAAAGAGCAGGCAGCATACAAGCAGGGTAATTATGTGTTTTATCGATCAGAGCCAGGAAGATATCGGGTTTATGAGTATTTTCTGCAGGAGCTGTATAATTTGGTTAATTTAGTTCCTGAGCGCTATTCATTTATATTTACTCGATATTTCAAAGATGTAGCAAAAGAACAAACGATTAACCAGTACATCGATACAAAACAATGGCAAGCGCATAAAATGGATCCTGCTAAAAATGTGCTCTTATCAGCCAACATAGCGCTATTTGGTAATGTGCATAACGAAGGAAGTTGTACGTGGGATTATTTCCTCAAGAATTTTGAAGCAACGGGTGGAGTTCAGTTAGAAGGGATGTTTGAGCGCATTTTTGATAAATATGGTTTTGATAAAGCATATATTGAAGAGTTGTTGGAGTTGGATGCGGGTTTGCCGAAACAAACAGCATCGTTACAGCAGATTATAATTCCAAAAGAGATTGTAGATGATGTCGTTATGTTTGCAACACATGGGTACTGTTTTCCATGGCCAGAAATGGTTGATTCATCGTGTTGGGATCCACAAGCAGTGAGTGTTGAGCCAATAGCTACACTTGGTGAGAAGCCGAAAGAAAAGTTGGGTCGGCATACGTGTATTTCTTCTATTATAGACAAATATAGAGCAGGTAAGATTAACATTGATGATGCGTTTCAGGTGCGAATACTTATGAATGCGGTGTATGGAGGAAATCCAAAAAGCGGCATTAAGTTTAATTTGTATACGGCGCTGGCAGAACCGCGACTTGATGCGTTCAAGAAAGCTGTGGTGAAAATAACTGACAAAATGTTTAGTGAGTGGTTAAAGCAGCAGTTGCAGAGCAAAGACGTGCAAGCGGAGATTGCAGATGAGCCGCTTGGTGGCGTGCTGAAACATCTGGGCAAAGGGAAGAGGCAAGAGAAGGTAAAGGCGAAGTTGTAGGAAGAAAGAAGGCTGGATCGCCACACTGCGCCTAGAAGCTAAGCCCGTTCGCGACGACTGTCTGCGGAGGTTGTATTTTCTTAGATAAGAGGGGATAAGATGAAGTTGCAAAAAATAGTTGTGAGTTTTTTGATGATTGTAAGTCTGTGCAGTGCGATGCCGTTATCTGCAATGGAACGTGCGAAAAAGAATATGCGATATATTCTAGGAAAGCCAAGATACACATTTTATATTTTTGATGCAATTGATCGTGGGCGTATTGATTCTGTGAAGTATTGGTTGGATCAGGGAGTGGATATTGAAACAAGGCAACCTATTGGCAGAGATACGCCATTAATTAAGGCAGCACGATCGGGGAATGCAGCGATAGTAAAATTATTGCTTGATAGAGGGGCTGATGTTGCAGTAGTGAATGAAAGGGGAGAAGGCCCGTTAACAGTAGCATGTCAGTTTTCATTTTCTTCTGCAGAACCAGAGTTGTTAGTGAAGTTGTTGCTTGATAAAGGGCCAGATATTGAAGCAAGAGGTGAGTATGGCAATACACCATTGATGCTTGTAGCATCAAGTGGCTTTTTATCTTTGGTTCAGGAGTTCATAAATAGGGGCGCTCATCTTGAAAGTGTTAATAAAGATGGGGAAACGGCGTTAACATTGGCGGCAAGAGCAGGTCGTTTAGATGTGGTGAAGGCATTGCTGGATAAGGGTGCAAATATTGAAGTGAGAGATAAATCGGGCGATACCCCATTGATGCAAGCAATTACTCGTCTGGAAATGGTGCAGTTGTTATCTGATAGAGGGGCAGATATTGATGTCGTTAATAATACAGGCCTTACACCGTTAATGATGGCGACCCGGATAAATGAATGGGCAATTGTGAGTTTCTTGTTGAATAAAGGAGCGCGATGTGTTCATGCGCTTGCGCAAGTGATTTTTGATAAAGCTATGAATGCTCCTGAAGCGCTGGATGCGATCAGATCGTTAGTGGCAAGAGGTTTTAAGTTTGACTTTGATCAACAGGATAGTAAAGGTGAGACATTGTTAATGCGAAGTATTGCTCAAGGCAAGGTGGCTCGCGTTTCATTTTTGATTGAGCATGGCGCAAATCCGTATTTACAAGATAAAGCGGGGTTTGATGCGTTTGATTATGCGCAGCAGGATCAAGGCGTAATTGGCATTTTAAAACGGACGGCGCATGTTCCGGGATTGGAGAAAATGATTGTAAGGGCAGGCGCAACGAGAGCAGAAAAAGCGATACGCCGGTTAAGGAAGGTGACGGGACATATAGATCCGCAGCAGCGTGAAAGTGTGAAGGAGGCAAATATATTGGTTGATGTTTTACGTACGCCAACGCCAACGGATGCTCATTATAACCAGTTTAAGGAAAAAATAGAAAACACCTTTGGGCAAAGCAGTAAGTACGAAAGAAAGGGACAAGCTTTGCGTGATGATCCTGTCGTAAAAGAATGTGCAGTCAAAGAACAAGCAGCATATGAGCAAGGTAATTATGTATTTTATCGCTCAGAACCAGGAAGGTATCGAGTCTATGAATATTTTCTGCAAGAGTTGTATAGGTTAGTACGGTTGTTTGGAGAAAAAAATCCCATTATTTTTACTCGCTTTTTCAAGGATGCGGCACAACAGCAGACGATTAATGAATATATTGATACAAAGCCATGGCGAGCCCATAAACTTGGTGCATCACAGAATGTCTTGTTGTCAGCTAATATCCCGTTGTTTGGTAATGTAAATAATGCTGGCAGTTCTACGTGGTATTATTTTTTAAACAATTATGAAGCGACTGGAAAAGTTGAATTACAGGAGATGTTTGAACGTATTGTTGATAGATATGGTTTTGATAAAAAATATATAAATGACCTGCTGAGCTTGCATGAAGGGATGCTGGAAAAAGCATCATCGTTGCAACAGATAATAATTCCGAAAAAAATTGTAGATAAGGTAGTTATGTTTGCTGATCATGGCTACTGTTTTCCATGGCCCAAAATGGTTGATCAATCGTGCTGGGATCCGAATGCGGTAAGTGTAGATCATGATGGTAATGAAAGGTTGGGGCGACATACCTGTATAGCACCCATTATCGATAAATACAGAGCGGGTGAAATCGAGATCGATGATAATATGCAAGTGCGCATATTAATGAATGCAGTATATGGCCTGAATCCAACGAGCGGCATTGAATTTAATTTGTATACACGGCTGCCGAAAGAAAGAATTGAATATTTCAAAAAACAGGTTACAGAAATCACCGACAAAATGTTCGGCGAATGGTTAAAAAAGCAGTTGCAAAGTAAAGAGGTTCCAGCGGAGATTGCAGATGAGCCGCTTGGTGATGTGCTGAAGTATCTGGGCAAGGGGCGAAAAGAAAAGGTGAAGGCGAAGCTGTAGTATGAGAAGAAAATTCTAAGGGCGTAAGCCCTACGAAGCTAAGCTCTCCATGCCAGGCTTCGTAAGGCGTAGTAGGGGAGAGGGGATGAAGTTGAAAAATAATTTTATCAAAACGTTAATGGTCAGTTTTTTGCTGAGCGGTTTTGTGCCGCTTGTTGCAATGCAACGTGCAAAAAGAATTGTGCGGCAACTAAAAGGAAAACCCGAATATACAGAAGATATTTTTGATGCAATTGAACAAGGTCGCCTAGATTCTGTTAAGTATTGGTTAGATCAGGGAGTTGGTACTGAAAGTAAATATCAAGGCAGAACACTATTGATGGATGCCGTGCTTCGTGGTCAATCAGAGATAGCCAAGTTATTACTTGATCGAGGAGCGAATATTGAAGTTGTAGCTAAAAATGGTGAGACACCATTGATGATAGCGATTGGTATGAGTAATATAACATTGATAAAAATGTTACTTGATAGGGATGCTATAGTTGAAGGTGATGCAGCTTTAGAAGTTTTTGATTTAGCAATAACTAAAGATAGTAATGAATTAGTTGAATCTCTGTTACGGAATTTGATGCGGAAAGGGATTAAGTTTGATTTTGATAAACAGAATGGTCGAGGTGAGGCTCTTTTAATACAAAGTGTGATTAATGGTAGTGGTAAGATCGTTGAAATTTTAATAGCAAATGGGGCAAATCCTTACTTACAAGATAAGACAGGATTAGATGCATTTGATTATGCACAGGAAGATGCAAAACTGCTTGCGGTCTTAGGAAAAACTAAATTTCAAGCACCTGTTAAACGATTGGCAACGGAAAATGTAACTGATACACAAAAGGCAGTGCGTCGATTAAAGCGGTTGTCAGAGCATCTTTATGCTGAAGAGCAACAAGGAGAAATTTCTACGAATTTACAGGAATTACCTATTGGGGCAATGTTAACACCAACGGAAGTTCATTATAAAAAGTTTAGCAAAGAAATAGAATCACAATTTGGTGAAAATAGCACGTATGGTAAAAAGGGGCGTGCATTATTAGATGACCCTCTTGTAAAAAAATGCATGGTAAAAGAGGGTGAGGCATATCAGCAGGGTAAATATGTCTTTTACCGGTCAGAACCGGGACGCTATCGTGTTTATGAATATTTTTTAGAAGAACTTTATAGATTAGTACGATTGTTTGGTGAAAAAAATCCGATCATCTTTACTCGCTTTTTCAGAGATGCGGCGCAAGAGCGGGACATTAATGAGTATATTGATACAAAGCCATGGCAAGCGCATAAGCTTGGTGGAGAAAAAAACGTCTTGTTGTCAGCGAATATACCCTTGTTTGGTAATGTTGATAATTCAGGCAGTTGTACATGGTATTATTTCCTAAAAAATTATGAAGCGACCGGAAAAGTTGAATTGCAAATAATGTTCGAACGTGTTTTTGACCAGTATGGCTTTGATAAAAAATTCATTGCGACTTTATTAAGTTTACATCAGGGAGCGCTCGAAAAAATATCATCGTTGCAACAGATAATAATTCCGAAAAATATTGTTGATAAAGTGGTTATGTTTGCAACGCATGGGTATTGTTTCCCATGGCCCACAATGGTTGACCCATCATGTTGGGATCCAAATGCGATGAGTGTAGATGGAAGTGGTAATGAGAAGCGAGGGCGGCATACTTGTATAGCATCTATCATCGATAAATATAGAAATGGCGAGATTGAAATTGATGATAATATGCAGGTGCGCATATTAATGAATGCTGTGTATGGACTGAATCCGGAAAGCGGCATTGAATTTAATTTGTATACGCGACTGCCTAAAAAGAGAATTGAATATTTCAAAAAACAGGTTGCAGAAATCACCGACAAAATGTTCGGCGAATGGTTAAAAAAGCAGTTGCAAAGTAAAGAGGTTCCAGCGGATATTGCAGATGAGCCGCTTGGTGATGTGCTGAAGTATCTGGGTAAAGGAAGGAAGCAGGAGAAGATGAAGGCGAAGTTATAGGTATTAATTTTTGAAAAAAGGGATGGGATGAAGTTAAAAAATAGTATTGTCCATACGGTGATGATTTATATGTTTTGTAATGTAGGTTCAATATTTGGAATGCAAGCAGATCCTGGTGGAACGAAAGATATCTTTCGTGCAGTTGATGACGGGCGTGTTGAGTCAGTAAAGCATTGGTTAAATCACGGGGTTGATATCAATGCAGTTGGCGGTTTCTTTCAGTCGACTCCATTAATGATGGCATTGAGTTCTAGTAAGAGATTAGGGGTGCTAAAATTATTGCTTGCTAGGGGTGCTTCACTTGATGAGGAGATCGTTCAAACGATTATCCAACAAGCTGTATTTACCCAAGATGATGAGCTGCTTGAATTATTGAGAGCAAGGGGGGTTGTTGTTACTTTTGATCAATTGACTTCTGAAGGTACGACTGTTTTGATGGAGAATATTTCTGATGAAAAGATCGTTTCTTTTTTAATTAAGCAGGGGGCGAATCCTTATGTGCAAAGTAGATATGGATCAGATGCTTTTGATATGGCACGGTACAATCAAAATCAAAAGATCCTTCAAATTTTAAAAATGACGAAGCATGATCCCAGAACTATTTTTCAAGCGATTGCGGCAGGTAGAACAGATTTTATCGTACATTGGTTGGCAGAGGGGAGTGATGTTAATGCTGTTCAGTTGCATGACACAGTGTTGATGGCTGCAATCAAATATGGTTCGCTTGATTTGATTAAACTACTTCTTAATCACAAAGATATTGATGTGAATTTTGCCAATGCATTCGGGGAAACCGCGTTATTTCTTGCGATTCAAAGGAGGAGTCTTGCTGTATTAGAATTGCTTCTTGAGTACGGAGCTCGCATTGATAGTGTGAGTAAGTCTGGTCACACTCCTTTTCTTATGGCATTTGAAGGTATGAGGGATTGCTTGAAGGATGAAAATTATGTTGGCGCGGAAGAACTTAAAAAAATCATTGATGTATTGATTAAAAAAGGGGTAGATATTGAGCAACAAAATGATCAGGGAGAGACTTTTTTGATTCGATTGGTGGTCCAACGAAAGAAGGGTGAGGTTTTAAGGTTGCTAGCATTGGGAGCTAACCCCTATTTAAAGGATGTTTCAGGATCGGATGCTTTTGATTATGCACGCGCGCAAAATGATGGAGTTATACTTAAATTTTTACAAAACAAGTCAAAAGAAAAACTCGGGGCTCAAGAAGAGCTCAAGGAAGAAGAATCAAAATATGCAGAAAACGCTGGAGATGAGCAAGGGTTGAAAATGCCAAAAGCGATTCGTCGCATGCAGCATATTCACCGGGCGATGCATCCTGAGCAGCAGCCTGAGCCGAATAAAAGGGCTCAAATAAATGAAGATGCGGTTGCTGCTCAGATAGAGACGCAGACTGATTACCATTTGAAGAAATATGATGAAGGTGTTAAGCGATTGTATGGCGATGTTACACAGGATCCTGTAGTCCAGCATTGTATCCAAAAGGAGCATGCAGCGATTCAGGAGGGAAAATGCGTATTTTATAGAGCAGAGCCTGGAATGTTTAGAGTGTATCAATATTTCGTAGAAGAGGTGCATCGATTAGTGAAGCTCTATAGCACGCAACATCCATTTATTTTTACTCGTTTTTTTGCGCATGGAGCTCCAGAAGAGACGATTACTGAGTATATGGAGAAAAGAAAAGAAGAGTTTGGTGGTTATGATCAGTTCCCTGTCCCTAGTAATTATAATATTAACAAAAAATATTTGATTTCATCGAATATGCCATTATTTGGTAATTTTTCTGATACAGGGCGTTGCACATGGTATTATTTTTTAAATAATTTTGCTGCAGGAGCGCCTATTGAATTAAGGCCATTTATTGAATCTATTTTTGATATGTATGGATTTAATAAAATATTTATTGACCAATTATTGGCTTTAAATACGGGCGTTGCAATTGAACTATCATCATTGCAACAAATTACTATTCCAAAAAACATTGTAGATAAAATAGTTTTGCTTTCAAGTGGGTTTTATGTCCCCTTGTTAGCAGGGGATCAATTTGTAAAGGTTTCTGATTTTTTAGATCAATATAATGCGGGCACGCTTGATATTCAAGATACAGAGGAAGCTATAATGCTGATAAATTCTGTATATGGATTAAATCCAGAGAGCGGTATTGAGTTTGATTTATACAGTCGATTACCGGACAAAAAACTTGAATATATAAAAAAACGGGTACAAAAGATTACTGATGAAATGTTTAGTGAGTGGCTGGTAAAACAATTGCATAGTGAGCGGGTTCCGGCAGAGGTTGCAGGAGAAAAGTTGGGGGATGTTTTGAAACATCTTGGCAAGGGTGGGCGGAGAAATTATTCTTTGCCTGTTGTGGATGAAAAAGCAGTTGTAAAGTAAAGAGGTACCATCGGGGGTTGCAGGTGAGCCGCTTGGTGATGTGTTGAAACGTCTGGGCAAAGGGAAAAAGCAAGAGAAGGTCAAATCGAAGTTATAAAAAAGAGGATGGGGTGGTAAATGAAGTTAAAAAAGATAGTTGTAAGTTTTTTGATGATTGCTGTTTTATGTAGTTCCTGGTCAATCTTTGGTGCACAGGATGCTTCTCTTGGAACAACAAATATTTTTCAGGCAATTGCAAAATGGCAATTAGGAGCTATAGAATATTGGCTCAATGAGAACATTGACGTCAACGCTGTGGATGATAAAGGACGCACGCCGTTGGCATGTGTAATTGAGGACGTGCGGTGGCAAACAGAGAGCGCTATAGTATTACTGATGAATCACGGCGCCCGTATAGATGGCGTTATTAAAAGTTCTGATGGTTCGACGGCATTAATGCTTGCGGTTGCTTCGGAAGATTTGAATCTAATTAAATTTCTCGTTGATAAAGGAGTTGTGGTCGCTGGCGATGAAGGTGCAATGAGGGTGGCCTGGAGTAAATATAAAAATGCCGTTGAGGATTATGAATTTAAAGGATCATCTGATTGTGAAGCGCGCGTTGCCCTCGTGAAGAATATCATTCTATTTTTGCTTGCAAGGGGGGCGAATGTTGATGCGCCAAATGATTTAGGGGAGTCGGTCTTGATCGATGCGGTCATGCGACGCGACTATGCTTTTATTTCATGGTTGCTTTCTTTAGGGGCTAATCCATACGTGAAGGATTATTCGCGGTCGGATAGTTTTGATTATGCGCGAGCGCAAAATAATGGGCGTCTTATTGACCTTTTAAAAACAACAAAACACAAAGCCCCAGAAGGGGGCCATGCTGAACATGTATTGCAGGAAGAAGAAAAAGAACATGCAGTTGGCGAGATTTTGCAGGAAGGAGTGGCTCCTGAAGATGCAACGTCATTTAAGGCTACTCAGGCGGTTCGTCGGATGCAGCACATTCATCGGGCTCTCTATCCAGAGCAACAGGAGGTTGACCAGGCTCAAGTGCAACTGGCTGAGCGCTCACAAGAGGGTGTTCCTGTGCAATTGACTCAAACCGAACTGCATTTTAATAAATTTAAAGGCATTATAACTGCTTTCTTTGGCGACGTTATGAAAGATCCTATAGTGGAGCGGTGTGTGTCAAAAGAACATGCATTTATTCGAGCCGGCAAATGCGTATTCTATAGAGCAGAGCCGGGACGATTTAGGGTATATGAGTACTTGATAGAAGAGCTGCACCGGCTGATTCGATTGTATAGCAAGCAACAGCAATATCAGTTTGTTTTTAATCGCTTTTTCGCAAATGCGGCACAAGAGGAAACCATTGCTCAGTATATGCGTAACAAAAAACGGAAGTTTGGTGGGTATAACACGTTTAAAAAAGAGGTTAATTACACTATTAACAGTGCTCATTTGCTGGCATTAAACATACCGCTCTTTGGTAATGTAACTAAGAGTGGTAGTTGCACATGGGAGTTTTTCTTGGGTAGTGGTGCAGCGGCGGCAATAGACGTGGGGGTAGAAGACTTGATTTGGAAGATTTTTGATACCTATGGTTTTGACAAAAAATACCGGAAAAAGTTGTTTGATTTAGGCAAGTCTGCTTCGTCGGTTTGGACAACATTGCAGCAAATTGTTATTCCAAAAAATATAGTTGATGATGTTGTTTTGCTTTCAAGGGGCTATTATATTCCGTTAGAAGAGGGGAAATATGCAAAAGTTTCCCGCTTTTTGGATCAATATAATTCGGGAAAGCTTGATATAGAAGATACTATTGAAGGAATGATGCTCATGAATGATCTCTATGGATTAAATCCCGATAGTGGGATTGAATTTCATCTCTATAGTCGTTTGCCAGAGAAGAAATTGGCATATTTGAAGCATCGGGTGCGTCAAATTGCTGATGAGATGTTTGGTGAATGGCTTATAAAGCAGCTGAGTGGTGAGCGAGTTCCGGAAAGTGTTGAAAAGGAAAAGTTGGGTGATGTGTTGCGTCATGTTGGGCGTAGAGGCGGAGTGAGTGCGCGTGAAAGAGTAAAAGAAGAAGCTAGGCGACGTGCTAAGCGTGAAGATGTCGAATGGAATGCCGCGTTAATGGGATTTTAAGCAAAGGCTATGTGCCCCGCAAGCCGTTCGCGACGACGGCAAGCAATTTTTTCGTTGCTGTAGGGCGGTGACGAGGATTTCTGGGCAGGTTTAATTGATATGTTGAGATGAAAAAGGGCGTACGAAAGAATCGTACGCCCTTCAAAAATATCACAGATATATCTTAGCTGATTTCAGCATCGATTGTTTCATCATTTGATTGCGTGTTGTGTGCGCTTGCAGTGTCCTGAGTTTGGTTTTCAGGAGCTTGTTGTTCAGCAGATTTATACAATTGTTCAGCTATTTTGTATGAAGCTTGCATCAATTCATCATGTGCTTTTTCTAGCTCATCGCCATTATCAGCATGCTCTGTGAGTGCCGTTTTTGCTTTTTCAATTGCAGCTTCGACTGTTACCACATCTGCTTCTGCGAGCTTCGCTTTGTTTTCTTTTACTGTTTTTTCTACTTGCAGAATCATGCCATCTAGCTTGTTGCGTTTTTCGATCGTTTCACGATTCTTTTTGTCTTCAGATTCATGCTCTTTTGCATCAGCAACCATCTTTTCGATTTCTTCTTTTGATAAGCTGCTATTGCCTTGGATCGTAATCTTATGTTCTTTTCCAGAACCTTTATCTTTTGCAGATACGCTTACAATACCATTGGCATCGATATCAA encodes:
- a CDS encoding ankyrin repeat domain-containing protein; this translates as MNFINSGIKIVTLIFLCSVVPVVAAQKDPGGTKDIFEAVRKGLVGSVNYWLDNGANIEARNQYGFTPLMLAVDLNKLEAMRTLLDRGANIEATDNRGFTALTIAAVRAELDMVRELLDRKANVEVVNQRGFTILMEAVDADHVDVAEMLLERGANIMAINKEGQTAFTIALKARQLDMIELLLQHGAKLVPYNIVERQDIPIILFLMQKGFHIDLNGVYTQGETFLIQSVMKSDYRVIDFLIEQGADPYIKDAAGLDAFDYAWAVGDKKVIDALQKTKHGSSLHEAMRDEAVEVFNSAKLMTQTELHFNQFRDQIVASYGEVMQDALVQKCIAKERAVIQEGNCVFYRAEAGAFRIYQYFLKELYRLFRQASDKGSFIFTRFFKDGAQQQTIDEYMKSNQDSDYRARSKDLLSLNIPLFGNVTRRGSCTWNYFVKNQPAENIILEPFFKAIFDRYGFSQKYLKRLLHLNQSASAGLSSLQQIIIPKNIVDNVVMLSSGFYVPLDEEHSMSAFLDQYNQGSLVIDDSYEAMMLINALYGLNPESGIQFNLYSRLPEKKLTSLKDSVKKITDEMFSEWLAGYIACEHVPQGVENEEFCHAVKTFGKGDVDRQEAYFRAVKERGQEEIKEDEASLALTIEDKKKATAQQAGRLARERQKKPAYLGLVEQARERKEQHEKERAEVHRQRLGKAKLLEGR
- a CDS encoding ankyrin repeat domain-containing protein; protein product: MKSVLKKIVVLTILCSALPLCAMERVKKIVGQLQGKPEYTKDIFDAAEQGNAAGVVYWLDKGVDVNSIGYNSVGNKKGTPLMHAIESGNIATITVLLDRGAAINAQDEEGSTALAWEVGKSYSRVPSLPIVQLLLDRGADTELKDRFGVTALERAVRYNRESIVRLLLDRGAHLEAADKQGKTALMIAAWGGLVTMVSLLLDRQANIEAKDTLGRTALIWAMLSASGLKVISLLLARGANIEAKDKDGNTPLLWMAGGEYKEHVAGVELLLNRGASMLARNVDGQTPLMRAVDKWRSKIISLLLRKEVHVDKGLAQIILDKALDQGDSEVLQALVATPFTTLDLNRIVDGGETLLIQNIVKGNVFAVDFLIKNGANPYHKDFAGLDAFAYARKDEKMLALLQKTKFSAPIEQVEEVETDTQKAMRRLGQIDRALRPQERVHARPSKSKARGFSLWTPSTPTEVHYKKFKKDIEAQYGKESKHGNKKQELLGNPIVKECMAKEQAAYKQGNYVFYRSEPGRYRVYEYFLQELYNLVNLVPERYSFIFTRYFKDVAKEQTINQYIDTKQWQAHKMDPAKNVLLSANIALFGNVHNEGSCTWDYFLKNFEATGGVQLEGMFERIFDKYGFDKAYIEELLELDAGLPKQTASLQQIIIPKEIVDDVVMFATHGYCFPWPEMVDSSCWDPQAVSVEPIATLGEKPKEKLGRHTCISSIIDKYRAGKINIDDAFQVRILMNAVYGGNPKSGIKFNLYTALAEPRLDAFKKAVVKITDKMFSEWLKQQLQSKDVQAEIADEPLGGVLKHLGKGKRQEKVKAKL
- a CDS encoding ankyrin repeat domain-containing protein encodes the protein MKLQKIVVSFLMIVSLCSAMPLSAMERAKKNMRYILGKPRYTFYIFDAIDRGRIDSVKYWLDQGVDIETRQPIGRDTPLIKAARSGNAAIVKLLLDRGADVAVVNERGEGPLTVACQFSFSSAEPELLVKLLLDKGPDIEARGEYGNTPLMLVASSGFLSLVQEFINRGAHLESVNKDGETALTLAARAGRLDVVKALLDKGANIEVRDKSGDTPLMQAITRLEMVQLLSDRGADIDVVNNTGLTPLMMATRINEWAIVSFLLNKGARCVHALAQVIFDKAMNAPEALDAIRSLVARGFKFDFDQQDSKGETLLMRSIAQGKVARVSFLIEHGANPYLQDKAGFDAFDYAQQDQGVIGILKRTAHVPGLEKMIVRAGATRAEKAIRRLRKVTGHIDPQQRESVKEANILVDVLRTPTPTDAHYNQFKEKIENTFGQSSKYERKGQALRDDPVVKECAVKEQAAYEQGNYVFYRSEPGRYRVYEYFLQELYRLVRLFGEKNPIIFTRFFKDAAQQQTINEYIDTKPWRAHKLGASQNVLLSANIPLFGNVNNAGSSTWYYFLNNYEATGKVELQEMFERIVDRYGFDKKYINDLLSLHEGMLEKASSLQQIIIPKKIVDKVVMFADHGYCFPWPKMVDQSCWDPNAVSVDHDGNERLGRHTCIAPIIDKYRAGEIEIDDNMQVRILMNAVYGLNPTSGIEFNLYTRLPKERIEYFKKQVTEITDKMFGEWLKKQLQSKEVPAEIADEPLGDVLKYLGKGRKEKVKAKL